Proteins encoded by one window of Enterococcus saccharolyticus subsp. saccharolyticus:
- a CDS encoding branched-chain amino acid aminotransferase, whose amino-acid sequence MTIDWNNLGFDYIKTPWRFLAKWQNGAWNDGELTEDNVLHISESSPALHYGQQCFEGLKAYGRKDGGVNLFRPDENSKRLNRSADRLRMPQVPEELFLKAVNEVVKANRAFVPPYGTGATLYIRPLLIGVGDVIGVKPANEFIFTVFCMPVGPYFKGGLAPTNFIVSDYDRAAPNGTGAAKVGGNYAASLLPGEEAHKKNFSDCIYLDPETHTKIEEVGSANFFGITKDNEFITPKSPSILPSITKYSLLHLAEHTLGLKAIEGDVYLNELDKFVEAGACGTAAVISPIGGIQTHDEFHVFYSETEVGPVTKKLYNELVGIQYGDRPAPEGWIFDVE is encoded by the coding sequence ATGACAATTGATTGGAATAATTTAGGCTTTGATTATATAAAAACACCTTGGCGTTTCCTTGCGAAATGGCAAAATGGCGCTTGGAATGACGGCGAACTAACCGAAGACAATGTCTTACATATTAGCGAATCTTCACCTGCATTGCATTATGGACAACAATGTTTTGAAGGATTAAAAGCGTATGGTCGTAAAGACGGCGGTGTGAATTTATTCCGTCCTGATGAAAACAGCAAACGGTTAAATCGTAGTGCCGATCGTTTACGAATGCCACAAGTTCCTGAAGAACTATTTTTAAAGGCTGTCAATGAAGTAGTTAAAGCAAACCGTGCGTTTGTGCCTCCATATGGCACTGGTGCAACCTTATACATCCGTCCCCTCTTAATTGGTGTTGGTGATGTCATTGGTGTGAAACCTGCCAATGAATTTATTTTCACCGTTTTCTGTATGCCAGTGGGTCCTTACTTTAAAGGTGGGTTAGCACCAACGAACTTTATCGTTTCTGATTACGACCGTGCCGCACCAAATGGTACCGGTGCCGCTAAAGTTGGTGGAAACTATGCCGCTAGTCTACTTCCTGGTGAAGAAGCACATAAAAAGAATTTTTCAGACTGTATTTATTTAGATCCTGAAACCCATACAAAAATTGAAGAAGTTGGTTCTGCAAACTTCTTTGGTATTACAAAAGACAATGAATTTATTACCCCTAAGTCACCATCTATTTTGCCAAGTATTACCAAATATTCACTATTGCATTTAGCAGAACACACTCTAGGCTTAAAAGCCATTGAAGGTGATGTTTACTTAAATGAATTAGATAAATTTGTCGAAGCGGGTGCCTGTGGAACAGCGGCGGTTATTTCACCAATTGGTGGTATTCAAACACACGACGAGTTTCATGTCTTTTACAGCGAGACAGAAGTCGGTCCAGTGACGAAAAAATTATACAATGAGTTAGTTGGCATTCAATACGGTGATCGCCCAGCACCAGAAGGTTGGATTTTTGACGTAGAATAA
- a CDS encoding DNA replication initiation control protein YabA, translated as MDKRSIYDGLNDFESDLQKLLTNLAEMKDSLQEVVEKNATLELENQRLREHIRELNQESEPPSDTAKQEISSALSKSRMNLEKIYEEGFHVCYDLYGSRREHDEPCAFCLEVIYRESGN; from the coding sequence ATGGATAAACGTTCGATATATGATGGTCTGAATGATTTTGAGAGTGATTTGCAAAAATTATTGACAAATCTTGCTGAAATGAAGGATTCATTACAAGAAGTTGTGGAAAAAAATGCCACACTTGAGTTAGAGAATCAACGTTTACGTGAGCATATCCGTGAATTAAATCAAGAAAGTGAACCGCCTTCTGATACAGCGAAACAAGAAATTTCATCGGCATTATCGAAATCGCGTATGAATTTAGAAAAAATTTATGAAGAAGGTTTCCACGTTTGTTATGATTTATATGGATCAAGACGCGAACATGATGAACCATGTGCGTTTTGTTTAGAAGTAATTTATCGTGAAAGTGGCAATTAA
- a CDS encoding cyclic-di-AMP receptor: MKLIMAIVQDKDSNRLANEFIDANIRATKLSSTGGFLKAGNSTFIIGIEDERVEEALELIKKTCQSRKQYVSTPMSLDVSLDGQVPYPVEVEVGGSTVFVLPVEGFHQY, encoded by the coding sequence ATGAAACTAATTATGGCAATTGTTCAAGACAAAGACAGCAACCGTTTAGCAAACGAATTTATTGATGCAAACATTCGTGCAACCAAACTATCTTCAACAGGTGGTTTTTTGAAAGCAGGAAATAGCACATTTATTATCGGGATTGAAGATGAACGTGTAGAAGAAGCGTTAGAATTGATCAAGAAAACATGCCAATCAAGAAAACAATATGTGTCAACACCAATGTCATTAGACGTTTCATTGGATGGACAAGTTCCTTATCCAGTTGAAGTCGAAGTTGGCGGTTCAACTGTATTTGTTTTACCAGTGGAAGGTTTTCATCAATATTAA
- a CDS encoding PSP1 domain-containing protein yields the protein MVKVVGVRYRQAGRIYYFSPGETEFLYNDKVLVESQQAKYIATVAIPNKEMNAEDLPDDIKPIIHKATESELQQDEKNKQDVKEALRIGKKKIREHKLEMKLVDVEYTFDRSKMIFQFTADGRIDFRELVKDLAAIFRTRIELRQIGVRDEAKILGGIGPCGRQLCCSTFLGDFVPVSIKMAKDQGLSLNPTKISGLCGRLMCCLNYENDEYEAAKKELPDFGTEIVTPDGKGRVVGLNLLSRVIKVRLFGKETPVEYDYEEIKEVAKAGEANVNG from the coding sequence ATGGTTAAAGTAGTGGGTGTTCGTTACCGACAAGCTGGACGAATCTATTATTTCTCTCCTGGTGAAACTGAATTTTTATATAATGACAAGGTCTTGGTGGAATCCCAGCAAGCAAAATATATAGCGACTGTTGCCATCCCCAATAAAGAGATGAACGCAGAGGATTTACCGGATGACATTAAACCAATCATTCATAAAGCAACCGAATCTGAATTGCAGCAAGATGAAAAGAATAAACAAGATGTGAAAGAAGCGTTACGGATTGGTAAAAAGAAAATTCGTGAACATAAATTAGAAATGAAATTGGTTGATGTCGAATATACCTTCGATCGCAGCAAAATGATTTTCCAATTTACTGCCGATGGACGAATTGATTTTAGAGAATTGGTGAAAGATTTAGCAGCAATTTTCCGAACTCGAATTGAATTACGTCAAATTGGTGTACGTGATGAAGCGAAAATCTTAGGCGGAATTGGTCCATGTGGTCGTCAATTATGTTGTTCCACTTTTTTAGGCGATTTTGTACCAGTATCCATTAAAATGGCAAAAGATCAAGGACTATCTTTAAATCCAACCAAGATTTCGGGTTTATGTGGTCGTTTAATGTGTTGTTTAAATTATGAAAATGATGAATATGAAGCAGCGAAAAAAGAATTACCGGATTTTGGTACTGAAATTGTGACGCCTGATGGCAAAGGTCGCGTGGTAGGTTTAAATTTATTAAGCCGTGTCATTAAAGTCCGTTTATTCGGAAAAGAAACGCCTGTGGAATATGATTATGAAGAGATAAAAGAAGTTGCCAAAGCAGGTGAAGCAAATGTCAATGGATAA
- a CDS encoding YbaB/EbfC family nucleoid-associated protein, with translation MMRGMGNMQGMMKQVQKMQKKMAEEQEVLNATEFKGESTNGYVKVTATGDRKVKDIVIDPAVIDADDAEMLQDLVVMAVNDVLGKVEKATESTIGKYTKGIPGF, from the coding sequence ATGATGCGAGGCATGGGCAATATGCAAGGCATGATGAAACAAGTACAAAAAATGCAAAAGAAAATGGCGGAAGAACAAGAAGTTTTAAATGCCACTGAATTTAAAGGTGAATCAACAAACGGTTATGTTAAAGTGACTGCAACTGGTGACCGTAAAGTGAAAGATATCGTGATTGATCCAGCAGTCATTGATGCAGATGATGCTGAAATGTTGCAAGACTTAGTCGTGATGGCAGTCAATGACGTTCTAGGAAAAGTTGAAAAAGCCACCGAATCAACAATCGGCAAATATACAAAAGGAATCCCAGGATTCTAA
- a CDS encoding TPM domain-containing protein, which translates to MKKFAYLFTLFLGLFVFAAPAYAADAVNDEAGLFTEQEIQELNQLAEELNNKIKGEVFILTTNQSYSDPEEFTDLYLKDKVGIDNNGMALMVNMSYRDYHISTSGNMIDYLNDRRINSMKESIQESLSAGNYFKAAQNYLVEASQYVSDGVPKGHYRIDRETGKITYYKALTVWEAFFALLAATILSAIFFFVIKSKYQLKMGGYRYPYNEKSSLKLSQKEDRLTNSFVTTRRIPRNTSSGGGSGGGGGSTTHSTGGGTFGGGGGKF; encoded by the coding sequence ATGAAAAAATTTGCCTATCTTTTTACGCTCTTTTTGGGATTATTTGTTTTTGCCGCACCTGCGTATGCAGCCGATGCGGTCAATGACGAAGCTGGACTATTTACCGAACAGGAAATTCAAGAATTAAATCAACTTGCCGAAGAATTAAACAACAAAATTAAAGGTGAAGTATTTATTTTAACAACGAACCAAAGTTACAGTGACCCAGAAGAATTTACTGATTTATATTTAAAAGATAAAGTGGGCATCGATAATAATGGTATGGCATTAATGGTTAATATGTCCTATCGTGACTACCACATTTCAACATCGGGGAATATGATTGATTATTTAAACGATCGACGGATTAACAGTATGAAAGAATCGATTCAAGAATCTCTTTCAGCTGGAAATTATTTTAAAGCAGCGCAAAATTACTTGGTCGAAGCTAGTCAATATGTTTCTGATGGCGTTCCTAAAGGACACTATCGCATTGATCGTGAAACAGGGAAAATTACGTACTACAAAGCATTAACTGTTTGGGAAGCTTTTTTCGCGTTACTAGCAGCAACTATTCTTAGTGCGATTTTCTTCTTCGTAATTAAATCAAAATACCAACTAAAAATGGGCGGCTATCGCTATCCCTATAATGAAAAGTCTTCTTTAAAATTAAGTCAAAAAGAAGATCGATTAACCAATTCTTTTGTCACTACTCGAAGAATTCCCCGCAACACATCTAGCGGTGGTGGTTCTGGTGGCGGTGGTGGCAGTACTACGCATTCAACCGGTGGCGGCACATTTGGCGGCGGCGGTGGCAAATTTTAA
- the holB gene encoding DNA polymerase III subunit delta' translates to MEEGKFLAEYQPLVYSQMKKNVEHERLAHAYLFEGDNGTGKHEMSTWLAKTIFCENRQANEPCYQCINCLRIEMNEHPNVQTISPDGQSIKVDQIRQLQAEFSKSGFERRHQVFIIQQAEKMNPSAANSLLKFLEEPPGSFLAILETDSVGRILPTIQSRCQIVHFTPLPKGKLREKLQNDGIGQQTAELLASLTNSYDKAVEISQDEWFNGAKDIVSTWFDYLRKKDPQGFIFVQKKLLAIAKEKGQQRQLFAILLFYFQRERNQFLTQGLHAEGLNRELELILQAQQKLEANVSFQGVAEQLTLRIIT, encoded by the coding sequence ATGGAGGAAGGGAAATTTTTAGCCGAATACCAACCTCTTGTCTATTCTCAAATGAAAAAAAATGTTGAGCATGAGCGTTTGGCTCATGCTTATCTTTTTGAAGGGGACAATGGGACAGGCAAACATGAAATGAGTACATGGTTAGCCAAAACTATTTTTTGTGAGAATCGTCAAGCGAATGAACCATGTTATCAATGTATTAATTGTTTGCGTATTGAAATGAATGAACATCCCAATGTTCAGACGATTTCCCCTGATGGCCAAAGCATTAAAGTCGATCAGATTCGTCAATTACAAGCCGAATTTTCGAAAAGTGGTTTTGAGCGACGACATCAAGTATTTATTATCCAACAAGCCGAAAAAATGAATCCTAGTGCGGCAAATAGCTTGTTGAAATTTTTGGAAGAACCACCCGGTAGCTTTCTAGCTATTTTAGAAACTGATAGTGTCGGTCGCATTTTACCAACGATTCAATCACGATGTCAGATTGTGCATTTTACTCCGTTACCTAAAGGAAAATTACGTGAAAAATTACAAAATGACGGAATTGGTCAGCAGACGGCAGAACTTCTGGCAAGTCTGACAAATAGTTACGACAAAGCAGTTGAAATCTCTCAAGATGAATGGTTTAATGGTGCTAAGGACATTGTTTCAACTTGGTTTGACTACTTGCGAAAGAAAGATCCACAAGGGTTTATTTTTGTACAGAAAAAATTATTAGCCATTGCGAAAGAAAAAGGACAGCAACGTCAATTATTTGCGATTTTGTTGTTTTATTTTCAACGTGAGCGTAATCAATTTTTAACTCAAGGACTCCATGCAGAAGGATTGAATCGAGAACTTGAGCTGATTTTACAAGCACAACAAAAATTAGAAGCCAACGTTTCTTTTCAAGGTGTCGCTGAACAGTTGACATTGCGAATCATTACCTGA
- the tmk gene encoding dTMP kinase — MNGLFITIEGPDGAGKTSVINELYPRLQLIAKKGIVKTREPGGVRISEKIRHIILNPEHDEMDERTEALLYAAARRQHLVEVILPALNAGKIVICDRFVDSSLAYQGAGRRIGMDEIAAINEFATEGTTPDFTLYLDIDSDSGLRRIQQNRAYQIDRLDSEGLEFHQRVRHAYLKLAEEDPFRIHRVDARMSLPDVVEASYSAIVEAYPQYF; from the coding sequence GTGAATGGATTATTCATAACAATTGAAGGACCTGATGGCGCTGGTAAAACAAGTGTCATCAATGAACTGTACCCTCGTTTACAGTTAATCGCTAAAAAAGGGATTGTAAAAACAAGAGAACCAGGAGGTGTTCGAATTTCTGAGAAAATTCGTCACATTATCCTAAATCCAGAACATGATGAAATGGACGAACGGACAGAAGCCTTGCTATACGCTGCTGCTCGTCGCCAGCATTTAGTCGAAGTTATTTTACCAGCATTAAATGCAGGGAAAATCGTGATCTGTGATCGTTTTGTTGACAGTTCATTAGCCTATCAAGGAGCGGGACGTCGCATTGGTATGGATGAAATTGCGGCAATCAATGAGTTCGCAACAGAAGGAACAACACCAGATTTTACGCTTTATTTAGACATTGATTCTGATTCAGGTTTACGAAGAATTCAACAAAATAGAGCCTATCAAATTGACCGATTGGACTCTGAAGGGTTAGAATTTCATCAAAGAGTTCGTCACGCGTATTTGAAATTAGCTGAAGAAGATCCATTCCGTATTCATCGAGTGGATGCGCGTATGAGTTTACCTGACGTTGTTGAAGCAAGTTATTCTGCAATCGTTGAAGCTTACCCACAATATTTTTAA
- the dnaX gene encoding DNA polymerase III subunit gamma/tau, whose product MAYQALYRVWRSQRFEDVVGQQAITQTLKNAIIQNQISHAYLFTGPRGTGKTSAAKILAKAVNCPHSQDGEPCNECDMCRSITAGNQEDVIEIDAASNNGVEEIRFIRDRANYAPTQAKYKVYIIDEVHMLSTGAFNALLKTLEEPRKNVIFILATTEPHKIPATIISRTQRFDFKRIRTEDIVEHLAHILAESHIDYEDQALQVIARSAEGGMRDALSILDQAISFSDGKITMQNAMEVTGSLTFEMMDQFIQHCAQKNVAGALEMLGEMLASGKEARRLLENLLVYCRDLLIYQQAPQLLNEKTGYLTEAFQQLAAQTAPQQLYQWIDILNDTQNDVRFTTNPTIYLEVATVKLASSGGAPAIATSETSMDEQQVQQLKKELQELRQEIQQLKQTGVTAQPEAPKAPKRKPQTNGYRIPKERVFNVLKEATKQNLVNVKMVWEDLLSSLTVTQKAILRASEPKAASPSGLVIAFDYEIICQKAANDSEFGLAVHNNLSRMIPDYAPDPIFITVDSWPELRKEFLSGDHEVVVEEVFEDAGDLSLLPEEPADDTVVTKAQELFGELATIEEN is encoded by the coding sequence TTGGCATATCAAGCACTTTATCGCGTCTGGCGTTCACAACGCTTTGAGGATGTTGTCGGGCAACAAGCGATTACCCAAACGTTGAAAAATGCGATTATCCAAAATCAGATTTCTCACGCCTATTTATTTACGGGCCCACGAGGAACAGGAAAGACCAGTGCCGCAAAAATTCTTGCCAAAGCAGTCAATTGTCCGCATAGTCAAGACGGTGAACCATGCAATGAGTGTGACATGTGTCGTTCGATTACAGCAGGAAACCAAGAAGATGTCATTGAAATTGATGCTGCAAGTAATAATGGTGTAGAAGAGATTCGCTTTATTCGTGACCGAGCAAATTATGCTCCGACACAAGCAAAATATAAAGTGTATATCATCGATGAAGTTCATATGCTTTCGACTGGAGCATTCAATGCGTTATTAAAAACGTTAGAAGAACCTAGAAAAAATGTGATTTTCATCTTAGCAACGACAGAACCGCATAAAATTCCAGCGACGATTATTTCAAGAACGCAACGTTTTGATTTTAAACGGATACGCACGGAAGATATTGTGGAACATTTGGCACATATTTTAGCTGAGAGTCATATTGACTATGAAGACCAAGCGTTGCAAGTAATTGCACGTTCAGCAGAAGGCGGCATGCGCGATGCGTTAAGTATTCTAGACCAAGCGATTTCGTTTAGTGATGGGAAAATTACGATGCAAAATGCGATGGAAGTAACAGGCAGTCTCACGTTTGAAATGATGGATCAGTTTATTCAACACTGCGCGCAAAAAAATGTAGCAGGTGCATTAGAGATGTTGGGCGAAATGTTGGCATCGGGCAAAGAAGCACGCCGTTTGCTAGAAAATCTCTTAGTGTATTGCCGAGATTTATTAATTTACCAACAAGCACCGCAATTGTTAAATGAAAAGACGGGGTATCTGACAGAAGCGTTTCAACAGCTTGCAGCCCAAACGGCACCGCAACAATTATATCAATGGATTGATATTTTAAATGACACGCAAAATGATGTGCGTTTTACCACTAATCCGACGATTTATTTAGAGGTAGCAACAGTCAAATTAGCAAGTAGTGGTGGCGCACCAGCGATTGCGACTTCGGAGACATCGATGGATGAGCAACAAGTCCAACAGTTGAAAAAAGAACTGCAAGAATTACGTCAAGAAATCCAACAATTAAAACAAACAGGTGTAACGGCACAACCAGAAGCGCCGAAAGCACCCAAACGTAAACCACAAACCAATGGTTATCGGATTCCCAAAGAACGCGTGTTTAACGTATTGAAAGAAGCGACAAAGCAAAACTTAGTCAATGTTAAAATGGTTTGGGAAGATTTGTTGTCTAGCTTGACTGTAACGCAAAAGGCAATTTTGCGCGCAAGCGAACCAAAAGCAGCTAGTCCGAGTGGGTTAGTGATTGCGTTTGATTATGAAATCATTTGCCAAAAAGCAGCAAATGATTCAGAATTTGGTTTAGCGGTACACAATAATTTGAGTCGCATGATTCCAGATTATGCACCTGATCCAATTTTCATTACGGTAGATAGCTGGCCAGAATTGCGGAAAGAGTTCTTATCTGGCGATCATGAAGTCGTGGTAGAGGAAGTATTTGAAGACGCTGGCGATCTTTCTTTATTACCTGAAGAACCAGCAGATGATACTGTAGTGACCAAAGCACAAGAATTATTTGGTGAATTAGCCACAATTGAAGAAAATTAA
- a CDS encoding glycoside hydrolase family 1 protein — MSHPFPKNFLWGASISAHQTEGAYLEDGKGLSVQDTRPRDNHEIADFTVASDHYHHYKEDIRLLAELGLDVFRFSIAWTRIFPQGRGEVNQAGIDHYNKVIDECLKYNIQPFVTLNHFDLPQALEDEGGWSVRSTVDAFAAYAQTLFEAYGDRVKNWLTINEPNIMLLVDKKILGKEIPLQEKYQQFHHLMMAEKYAFKLCHELVAAGKIGPVPNISLVYPATSKPADNQAALYFNSVRNWAYLDFSCFGRYNAVFKDYLKQKGVEIVFAKEDEEMMRTHFPDFVAMNFYTTVTVEKPVKKDGMSDGISDQQSEDIMEWGFYKGYTNPFLQKNEFNWTIDPDGLKTTLQTLYDRYHLPIIITENGLGARDELTADGKIHDSYRINYLEQHIGQCLQAIEAGVDLFGYSPWSALDLVSVHEGISKRYGFIYVDRTEDNEKQLARYKKDSFYWYQQLIQTNQLPS; from the coding sequence ATGTCACATCCATTTCCCAAAAATTTCTTATGGGGTGCCTCCATTAGCGCCCATCAAACAGAAGGAGCTTACCTTGAAGATGGCAAAGGATTAAGTGTCCAAGATACACGACCACGTGATAACCACGAGATTGCCGACTTTACGGTAGCTTCAGATCATTACCATCATTACAAAGAGGATATTCGCTTATTAGCCGAATTAGGCTTAGATGTCTTTCGTTTTTCCATTGCGTGGACGAGAATTTTTCCTCAAGGACGCGGTGAAGTCAATCAAGCAGGAATTGATCATTACAACAAGGTCATCGACGAATGTCTCAAATACAATATTCAACCGTTTGTTACTTTAAATCATTTTGATTTACCTCAAGCGTTGGAAGATGAAGGTGGTTGGTCTGTTCGTAGTACGGTAGATGCTTTTGCCGCTTATGCCCAAACATTGTTTGAAGCGTATGGCGATCGTGTCAAGAATTGGTTAACGATTAACGAACCAAATATCATGTTATTAGTCGATAAAAAAATTCTGGGCAAAGAAATTCCGTTGCAAGAAAAATACCAACAATTTCATCATTTAATGATGGCCGAAAAATATGCGTTTAAACTTTGTCATGAGCTCGTAGCTGCAGGAAAAATCGGACCCGTTCCCAATATTTCTTTAGTCTATCCAGCCACTAGCAAACCCGCAGATAATCAAGCCGCACTTTATTTCAACAGCGTTCGTAACTGGGCATATCTTGATTTTTCTTGCTTTGGTCGTTACAATGCCGTCTTTAAAGATTATTTGAAGCAAAAAGGTGTTGAAATTGTCTTTGCAAAAGAAGACGAAGAAATGATGCGTACCCACTTCCCAGATTTTGTTGCCATGAATTTCTACACGACCGTTACAGTTGAAAAACCTGTCAAAAAAGATGGGATGTCAGATGGCATCAGCGACCAACAAAGTGAAGATATTATGGAATGGGGCTTTTACAAAGGATACACCAATCCGTTCTTACAAAAAAATGAATTCAATTGGACGATTGATCCAGATGGTTTAAAAACCACGTTGCAAACATTATATGACCGTTACCACTTACCAATTATCATTACTGAAAATGGCTTAGGTGCGCGTGATGAACTAACCGCCGACGGAAAAATTCACGATAGTTATCGGATTAACTATTTAGAACAACATATTGGACAATGTCTCCAAGCAATTGAAGCGGGTGTTGACTTATTTGGTTACAGCCCATGGTCTGCGCTTGATTTAGTAAGTGTCCACGAAGGTATTAGCAAGCGCTATGGTTTTATTTATGTCGATCGTACAGAAGACAATGAAAAACAATTGGCACGTTATAAAAAAGATAGTTTTTATTGGTACCAACAATTAATTCAAACCAATCAATTACCGTCGTAG
- the recR gene encoding recombination mediator RecR: MQYPEPIARLIASYMNLPGIGQKTATRLAFHTIDMKDEVVNEFAKSLLSVKRDLTFCSVCGNITEEDPCNICSDTTRDRSTILVVEEPKDVMALEKMREYRGLYHVLHGVLSPMEGTGPEDINIPSLIQRLHNDEVTEVILATNATTEGEATAMYLSRLIKPAGIKVTRLAHGLSVGSDIEYADEVTLLKAVEGRREL, from the coding sequence GTGCAATATCCAGAACCAATTGCAAGATTAATTGCGAGTTATATGAATTTACCAGGGATTGGTCAGAAAACTGCGACACGTTTAGCTTTTCATACGATTGATATGAAAGATGAAGTCGTTAATGAATTTGCCAAATCATTATTAAGTGTCAAGCGTGATTTGACCTTTTGCAGTGTATGTGGGAACATTACAGAAGAAGATCCTTGTAACATTTGTTCCGATACAACGCGTGATCGCAGCACGATTTTAGTTGTTGAAGAACCAAAAGATGTGATGGCTTTGGAAAAAATGCGCGAGTATCGAGGGCTATATCACGTTTTACATGGCGTTCTTTCACCAATGGAAGGAACGGGACCAGAAGACATTAATATTCCTAGCTTGATTCAACGATTGCATAATGATGAAGTGACTGAAGTCATTTTAGCAACCAATGCAACCACTGAAGGAGAAGCCACTGCGATGTATCTTTCACGTTTAATCAAACCAGCGGGAATCAAAGTAACACGCCTAGCACATGGGCTATCTGTGGGTAGTGACATTGAATATGCAGACGAGGTAACTTTATTAAAAGCAGTTGAAGGTAGAAGAGAGTTGTAA
- a CDS encoding SPFH domain-containing protein has protein sequence MGLIKAATSTIGGGLADQWLEIIEPDNMSDTTVMTKGVKVRKDSKRGSNRKGTDDVITDGSVVHVYPNMMMLLVDGGKIIDYTAEEGYYTVQNNSAPSMFNGSLKAAIAETFDRFKFGGVTPQKQQVFYINLQEIKGIRFGTSSPINYFDNFYNAELFLRTHGTYSIKVSDPILFYTNAIPRNKTQVEIDDINEQYLAEFLTALQATINKMSADGERISYVPSKSMELSKYMSDVLDDSWRELRGMEIVSVAVASISYTDDSVKLINMRNQGAMLGDANIREGFVQGSIAKGMEAAGNNPGGAAQSFMGMGVGMNAAGGFFNQASQTNQQQMQQQQAAKQENTWTCPDCGTENTGKFCSNCGTAKPEAKGASIKMKCSSCDAVIDLANGVPKFCPECGKPFQGVPI, from the coding sequence ATGGGATTAATTAAAGCAGCAACAAGTACAATTGGCGGCGGACTTGCTGACCAATGGCTAGAGATCATCGAACCGGACAATATGAGTGACACAACCGTCATGACAAAAGGTGTCAAAGTTAGAAAAGATAGCAAACGCGGGTCAAACCGCAAAGGAACAGACGACGTCATTACAGATGGTTCAGTTGTACATGTGTATCCAAATATGATGATGCTTTTAGTTGATGGTGGAAAAATTATCGATTATACAGCAGAAGAAGGTTACTACACAGTACAAAACAATTCCGCTCCTTCCATGTTTAACGGTTCACTCAAAGCAGCGATTGCTGAAACATTTGACCGTTTTAAATTTGGTGGCGTGACACCTCAGAAACAACAAGTCTTTTACATTAATTTACAAGAAATCAAAGGTATTCGTTTTGGGACATCTTCTCCGATAAATTATTTTGATAATTTTTATAATGCAGAACTATTTTTACGCACACACGGAACCTACTCAATCAAAGTGAGCGACCCTATTTTATTTTATACAAATGCAATTCCTCGCAATAAAACACAAGTGGAAATCGACGATATTAACGAGCAATATCTGGCTGAATTTTTGACAGCACTCCAAGCAACGATTAACAAAATGTCGGCAGACGGCGAACGGATTTCTTATGTTCCATCAAAAAGCATGGAACTAAGCAAATACATGAGTGATGTGTTAGATGATAGTTGGCGTGAATTACGTGGCATGGAAATTGTTTCTGTCGCTGTGGCAAGTATTTCGTATACTGACGATTCAGTGAAATTAATTAACATGCGCAACCAAGGAGCAATGTTAGGTGATGCCAATATTCGTGAAGGATTCGTTCAAGGCTCTATCGCTAAAGGCATGGAAGCTGCTGGTAATAATCCTGGTGGTGCTGCACAAAGTTTCATGGGTATGGGCGTTGGTATGAATGCGGCAGGTGGTTTCTTTAATCAAGCATCTCAAACCAACCAACAACAAATGCAACAGCAACAAGCAGCCAAACAAGAAAATACGTGGACCTGTCCTGATTGTGGTACAGAAAACACAGGTAAATTCTGTAGCAACTGTGGAACAGCAAAACCTGAAGCCAAAGGTGCAAGTATCAAAATGAAATGTTCTTCTTGTGATGCGGTTATTGATTTAGCAAACGGTGTACCAAAATTCTGTCCAGAATGCGGCAAACCATTCCAAGGAGTACCAATCTAA